Proteins from a single region of Aquamicrobium lusatiense:
- a CDS encoding sigma-54-dependent transcriptional regulator has protein sequence MTVPAHSVHRLSEPDGDPEFGPWLAQASILVVDDEPGMRNFLVRTLGPRCKRLEEAADTQEATRKLDKHHFDIVILDNIMPGKSGVEWLAEQRAIGFFADTILMTAFADLETAIQALRAGAADFVLKPFRSNQILNAVARCLDRVRLQRENQVLRYQLRAAADQMLLRDRLIGESEAIMRVRETITRVAPLPTSVLLTGASGTGKEVAARSLHSLSDRADKPFVPVNCAAIPPDMIESELFGHLKGAFTGAERAREGIFMHAQEGTLFLDEIGDLPLPMQSKLLRVLEDRRVRPVGSEREVPVDLRFVFATNADLERLVQQGQFRADLYFRINVMQIHMPPLNDRGNDVYDLAELFMQKLSRQLGMPPVPVDAAARAALGRYDWPGNVRELHNLIERTLILGRFPVEHLVNTRQTPVDAADAAADSLADMERRHILGMLRETGGNRDEAARRLGVSRKTIDRKCAAWNV, from the coding sequence ATGACAGTGCCCGCACATTCCGTGCACCGGCTAAGCGAACCCGATGGCGATCCCGAATTCGGTCCCTGGCTTGCACAGGCGTCGATACTGGTCGTGGACGACGAACCCGGCATGCGCAATTTCCTTGTGCGCACGCTGGGTCCGCGCTGCAAGCGGCTGGAAGAGGCGGCCGATACGCAGGAAGCCACCCGCAAACTCGACAAGCACCATTTCGACATCGTCATCCTCGACAACATCATGCCCGGCAAGAGCGGCGTCGAATGGCTGGCCGAGCAGCGCGCCATCGGCTTCTTCGCCGACACCATCCTGATGACGGCCTTCGCCGATCTCGAAACCGCCATTCAGGCGCTGCGGGCTGGTGCCGCCGATTTCGTGCTGAAACCGTTCCGCTCCAACCAGATCCTGAACGCCGTGGCGCGCTGCCTCGACCGGGTGCGGCTGCAGCGCGAAAATCAGGTGCTGCGCTACCAGTTGCGCGCCGCCGCCGACCAGATGCTGCTGCGCGACCGGCTGATCGGCGAGTCCGAAGCGATCATGCGGGTGCGCGAGACGATCACGCGCGTCGCCCCGCTGCCGACATCGGTGCTTTTGACCGGCGCTTCCGGCACCGGCAAGGAGGTCGCCGCCCGCTCGCTGCACTCGCTGTCGGACCGGGCCGACAAGCCCTTCGTGCCGGTCAATTGCGCCGCCATTCCGCCCGACATGATCGAAAGCGAACTGTTCGGCCACCTGAAAGGCGCCTTCACCGGCGCGGAGCGGGCGCGCGAGGGCATCTTCATGCATGCGCAGGAGGGCACGCTGTTTCTCGACGAGATCGGCGACCTGCCGCTGCCCATGCAGAGCAAGCTGCTGCGCGTGCTGGAGGACCGGCGCGTGCGGCCTGTCGGCTCGGAGCGCGAGGTGCCGGTCGATCTGCGCTTCGTCTTCGCCACCAATGCCGACCTTGAGCGGCTGGTGCAGCAGGGGCAGTTCCGGGCCGACCTCTATTTCCGCATCAACGTCATGCAGATCCACATGCCGCCGCTGAACGATCGCGGCAACGATGTGTACGATCTGGCCGAACTGTTCATGCAGAAGCTGTCGCGCCAGCTCGGCATGCCGCCGGTGCCGGTGGATGCCGCCGCCCGCGCAGCACTCGGCCGCTACGACTGGCCGGGCAATGTGCGCGAGTTGCACAATCTGATTGAGCGCACGCTGATCCTCGGCCGGTTCCCGGTCGAGCATCTTGTGAACACGCGCCAGACGCCCGTCGACGCAGCCGACGCCGCAGCCGACAGCCTGGCGGATATGGAGCGCCGGCATATTCTCGGCATGCTGCGCGAAACCGGCGGCAATCGCGACGAGGCGGCGCGCAGGCTCGGCGTTTCGCGCAAGACCATCGACCGCAAATGCGCGGCGTGGAATGTCTGA
- a CDS encoding branched-chain amino acid aminotransferase, whose amino-acid sequence MAQVSNQWTWYNNKWHEGDVRILGAGSHATWLGSLVFDGARRFEGVMPDLDLHSERVNTSARALGLQPTLSAERIMELVHEGLKHFAADAAIYIRPMYWAEEGDASVVALDPASTTFALCLEERPMVEPGGFTITTTTFRRPTMETMPVNAKAACLYPNNARMLAQARAAGFGNALVCDTLGNVAELATSNVFMARGGEVFTPVPNGTFLDGITRQRVIRLLRDAGVTVHEKTLSVDDFRKADEIFSSGNITKVMPVLGFDDRKLEYGPFARKARQLYWDWAHA is encoded by the coding sequence ATGGCGCAGGTTTCCAACCAATGGACGTGGTACAATAATAAATGGCACGAAGGGGATGTGCGCATTCTCGGTGCCGGCTCGCACGCGACATGGCTGGGCTCGCTGGTGTTCGATGGCGCGCGCCGCTTCGAAGGCGTCATGCCCGACCTCGACCTGCACTCCGAACGGGTCAACACCTCCGCCCGGGCGCTCGGCCTCCAGCCGACGCTCAGCGCCGAACGGATCATGGAGCTGGTGCATGAGGGGCTGAAGCATTTTGCCGCCGATGCCGCCATCTACATCCGCCCGATGTATTGGGCCGAAGAGGGCGACGCAAGCGTGGTGGCGCTCGACCCCGCTTCCACCACCTTCGCGCTCTGTCTGGAAGAGCGGCCGATGGTCGAGCCCGGCGGCTTCACCATCACAACCACCACCTTCCGCCGCCCGACGATGGAAACCATGCCGGTGAACGCCAAGGCGGCCTGCCTCTATCCCAACAACGCCCGCATGCTGGCGCAGGCCCGCGCCGCCGGCTTCGGCAATGCGCTGGTGTGCGACACGCTGGGCAATGTGGCGGAGCTTGCCACCTCCAACGTGTTCATGGCCCGCGGCGGCGAGGTGTTCACCCCGGTTCCGAACGGAACTTTCCTCGACGGCATCACCCGCCAGCGCGTCATCCGCCTGCTGCGCGATGCCGGCGTCACGGTCCATGAAAAGACGCTGAGCGTTGACGACTTCCGCAAGGCCGACGAGATCTTCTCCAGCGGCAACATCACCAAGGTGATGCCGGTTCTGGGCTTCGACGATCGCAAGCTGGAATACGGGCCCTTCGCCCGCAAGGCGCGCCAGCTCTACTGGGACTGGGCGCACGCCTGA
- a CDS encoding LysR substrate-binding domain-containing protein yields the protein MNLRELEYLVALADQRNFHRAAAACGVSQPTLSAQIRKLEQELGVALFERAPRRLILTQAGEAAVRRARTVLDEVAQLRDEAARHSAGATRRLHLGVFPTLGPYLLPHVVPRFMRAFPATEILLTEEKSSILLRRLIDGQIDAVLLAMPVEDAHVTGRKLFSEPFRLAVPASHALAGRSPAPVDALASQNLMLLEEGHCLRDQALSLCRRYGAREYDDFRGTSLETLRQMVIAGMGVTLLPQLACTGHATSKDMALLPLESGDFRRDIGLFWRKTSGATDLMEQLAATITTVAGQLIGQGGAEAA from the coding sequence ATGAACCTGCGCGAGCTGGAATATCTCGTTGCGCTGGCCGACCAGCGCAACTTCCACCGCGCCGCCGCAGCCTGCGGCGTCAGCCAGCCGACGCTGTCGGCGCAAATCCGCAAGCTGGAGCAGGAACTGGGCGTGGCGCTGTTCGAGCGCGCGCCACGCCGGCTGATCCTCACGCAGGCCGGCGAAGCCGCCGTGCGCCGCGCCCGCACCGTGCTCGACGAGGTGGCGCAGTTGCGCGACGAGGCGGCGCGCCATTCCGCGGGCGCCACGCGGCGCCTGCATCTGGGCGTATTTCCCACACTCGGGCCTTATCTTCTGCCGCATGTGGTGCCGCGCTTCATGCGCGCCTTTCCCGCCACCGAAATCCTGCTGACCGAGGAAAAGAGCAGCATTCTGCTGCGCCGCCTGATCGACGGCCAGATCGACGCGGTGCTGCTGGCGATGCCGGTCGAGGATGCGCATGTGACCGGGCGCAAGCTGTTCAGCGAACCGTTCAGGCTGGCCGTTCCGGCCTCCCATGCCCTTGCAGGGCGCAGCCCCGCGCCCGTCGATGCACTTGCCAGCCAGAACCTGATGCTGCTGGAAGAGGGCCATTGCCTGCGCGACCAGGCGCTGAGCCTGTGCCGCCGCTACGGCGCGCGCGAATATGACGATTTCCGCGGCACCAGCCTCGAAACCCTGCGCCAGATGGTGATCGCCGGCATGGGCGTGACGCTGCTGCCGCAGCTTGCCTGCACCGGCCATGCCACGTCGAAGGACATGGCGCTGCTGCCTCTGGAATCGGGCGACTTCCGGCGCGACATCGGCCTGTTCTGGCGCAAGACCAGCGGCGCCACCGACCTGATGGAACAGCTGGCGGCCACCATCACCACGGTCGCCGGCCAGCTGATCGGTCAGGGCGGCGCAGAAGCCGCATGA
- the ahpF gene encoding alkyl hydroperoxide reductase subunit F: MLDANLKTQLKGYLERLVRPVEIVAYAGEDAKSRDLLQLLEQIREQSDRITVRRGDVAGQRVPSFALTTPGEDIHLTFAGIPLGHEFTSLVLALLQVGGYPPKVEQALIDQIRALKGNFRFETYFSLSCQNCPDVVQALNLMAVLNPGIEHVAIDGALFQSEVSERQVMSVPTVFLNGETFGAGRMGAEEILAKIDTGAADRAVETINAQEPFEVLIVGGGPAGAAAAVYAARKGIRTGVVAERFGGQVLDTMSIENLISVPHTEGPKLARALETHVREYDAEIINGQQATKLEQVADGFRVTLASGASLTGASVVLSTGARWRRMGVPGEQDYVNKGVAFCPHCDGPLFKGKRVAVIGGGNSGVEAAIDLAGLVGHVTLVEFDKMLRADEVLQRKLKSLPNVTIITSARTTEVKGDGKRVTAIAYEDRTSGEIRDIALEGVFVQIGLVPNTEWLKGTLALDARGEIVVDRHGQTSIPGVFAAGDCTTAPYKQIVIAMGEGARASLAAFDYLIRLPAEEQAA, encoded by the coding sequence ATGCTCGACGCAAACCTGAAAACCCAGCTCAAGGGCTATCTCGAACGTCTGGTGCGCCCGGTCGAAATCGTCGCCTATGCGGGTGAGGATGCGAAGTCGCGCGACCTGCTGCAGCTTCTGGAACAGATCCGCGAGCAGTCGGACAGGATCACCGTGCGGCGCGGCGACGTGGCCGGCCAGCGCGTGCCCTCCTTCGCACTCACCACGCCGGGCGAAGACATTCACCTCACCTTCGCCGGCATTCCGCTCGGCCATGAATTCACCTCGCTGGTGCTGGCGCTGTTGCAGGTCGGCGGCTATCCGCCCAAGGTCGAGCAGGCGCTGATCGACCAGATCCGCGCGCTGAAGGGCAATTTCCGCTTCGAGACCTATTTCTCGCTGTCGTGCCAGAACTGCCCCGACGTGGTGCAGGCGCTCAACCTCATGGCCGTTCTCAATCCGGGCATCGAGCATGTCGCCATCGATGGCGCGCTGTTCCAGTCGGAAGTGTCCGAGCGGCAGGTGATGTCGGTTCCGACCGTGTTCCTCAATGGCGAGACCTTCGGCGCGGGCCGCATGGGCGCCGAGGAGATCCTGGCGAAGATCGACACCGGGGCGGCCGACCGCGCCGTCGAGACCATCAACGCGCAGGAACCCTTCGAGGTCCTGATCGTCGGCGGCGGCCCGGCGGGTGCGGCGGCAGCCGTCTATGCCGCGCGCAAGGGCATCCGCACCGGCGTGGTGGCCGAGCGCTTCGGCGGGCAGGTGCTGGACACCATGTCGATCGAGAACCTCATTTCCGTGCCCCACACCGAAGGGCCGAAGCTTGCCCGCGCGCTGGAAACCCATGTGCGCGAATATGATGCCGAGATCATCAACGGCCAGCAGGCGACCAAGCTGGAGCAGGTGGCGGACGGCTTCAGGGTCACGCTGGCCTCGGGCGCTTCGCTGACCGGCGCTTCGGTGGTGCTGTCCACCGGCGCGCGCTGGCGGCGCATGGGGGTTCCGGGCGAGCAGGATTACGTCAACAAGGGCGTGGCTTTCTGCCCGCATTGCGACGGTCCGCTGTTCAAGGGCAAGCGCGTGGCGGTGATCGGCGGCGGCAACTCCGGCGTCGAGGCCGCGATCGACCTTGCCGGTCTGGTCGGCCATGTCACGCTGGTCGAGTTCGACAAGATGCTGCGCGCCGACGAGGTGTTGCAGCGCAAGCTCAAAAGCCTGCCCAACGTCACCATCATCACCTCCGCCCGCACGACGGAAGTGAAGGGCGACGGCAAGCGCGTCACCGCCATTGCCTACGAGGACCGCACCAGTGGCGAAATCCGCGACATCGCGCTGGAAGGCGTGTTCGTGCAGATCGGCCTCGTGCCCAACACCGAATGGCTGAAGGGCACGCTCGCGCTCGACGCGCGCGGCGAGATCGTCGTCGACAGGCACGGCCAGACCTCGATCCCCGGCGTGTTCGCTGCCGGCGACTGCACGACCGCGCCCTACAAGCAGATCGTCATCGCCATGGGCGAGGGGGCGCGGGCATCGCTCGCCGCCTTCGACTACCTGATCCGCCTGCCGGCCGAAGAACAGGCTGCCTGA
- the ahpC gene encoding alkyl hydroperoxide reductase subunit C has product MAIINSKIKPFMAQAYRQGKFISVSEEDVLGKWAVFFFYPADFTFVCPTELGDVADHYDELQKMGVEVYSVSTDTHFTHKAWHDSSDTIGKINYTMIGDPSGVVTNNFGVMREGQGLADRATFIVDPDGVIQAMEITAEGIGRDASDLVRKIKAAQYVRAHPGEVCPAKWQEGEATLAPSLDLVGKI; this is encoded by the coding sequence GTGGCTATCATCAATTCGAAGATCAAACCCTTCATGGCGCAGGCCTACCGTCAGGGTAAGTTCATTTCCGTCAGCGAAGAGGATGTGCTGGGCAAGTGGGCGGTCTTCTTCTTCTACCCCGCCGATTTCACCTTCGTGTGCCCGACCGAGCTTGGCGACGTGGCCGACCACTATGACGAGCTGCAGAAGATGGGCGTCGAGGTCTACTCGGTGTCGACCGACACCCACTTCACGCACAAGGCATGGCACGATTCTTCCGACACCATCGGCAAGATCAACTACACCATGATCGGCGACCCGAGCGGCGTCGTGACCAACAATTTCGGCGTGATGCGTGAAGGCCAGGGCCTCGCCGACCGCGCCACCTTCATCGTCGATCCCGATGGCGTGATCCAGGCCATGGAAATCACCGCCGAGGGCATTGGCCGCGATGCGTCCGACCTCGTGCGCAAGATCAAGGCCGCCCAGTATGTGCGCGCCCATCCGGGCGAGGTCTGCCCCGCCAAGTGGCAGGAAGGCGAGGCGACTCTCGCTCCTTCGCTCGACCTCGTCGGCAAGATCTGA
- the fghA gene encoding S-formylglutathione hydrolase, translating into MKTVSTSKSHGGVQGVYSHASEVCACDMTFAVFVPPQAAKGPVPVLWYLSGLTCTHANVMDKGEYRRLAAELGLIVVCPDTSPRGESVPDEKDNWQFGSGAGFYLDATEAPYAKNYRMYSYITEELPALIAANFPADMERQGIFGHSMGGHGAITIALKNPGRYRSCTAFAPIAQPSTAGWSRPALEKYLGADEAAWRTYDATLLIADGRRFPELLVDQGTADSFLEEGLRPQLLEKACRDAGMELTLRMQDGYDHSYNFISTFMDDHLRWHADRLR; encoded by the coding sequence ATGAAGACTGTTTCCACCTCGAAGTCGCACGGCGGCGTTCAGGGGGTCTATTCGCACGCTTCCGAGGTGTGCGCCTGCGACATGACCTTTGCCGTGTTCGTGCCGCCGCAGGCCGCAAAGGGGCCGGTTCCGGTCCTGTGGTATCTGTCGGGGCTGACCTGCACCCATGCCAATGTGATGGACAAGGGCGAGTACCGCCGGCTTGCCGCGGAGCTTGGGCTGATCGTGGTGTGCCCCGACACCAGCCCGCGCGGCGAGAGCGTTCCGGACGAAAAGGACAACTGGCAGTTCGGCTCGGGCGCCGGCTTCTATCTGGACGCCACCGAAGCGCCCTACGCGAAGAACTACCGCATGTATTCCTATATCACGGAAGAGCTGCCGGCGCTGATCGCCGCCAATTTCCCCGCAGACATGGAAAGGCAGGGCATTTTCGGCCATTCGATGGGCGGGCATGGCGCGATCACCATCGCGCTGAAAAATCCCGGCCGCTATCGCAGTTGCACCGCTTTCGCCCCGATCGCGCAGCCCTCGACGGCGGGCTGGTCACGGCCGGCGCTGGAGAAGTATCTTGGCGCCGACGAGGCCGCATGGCGCACTTACGACGCCACGCTGCTGATCGCCGACGGCCGCCGGTTCCCCGAATTGCTGGTCGATCAGGGCACGGCCGACTCCTTCCTTGAGGAAGGCCTGCGCCCGCAGCTTCTGGAAAAGGCCTGCCGGGATGCCGGAATGGAGCTGACGCTGCGCATGCAGGACGGCTACGACCATTCCTACAATTTCATCTCCACCTTCATGGACGATCATCTGCGCTGGCACGCCGACCGGCTTCGCTGA
- a CDS encoding ArsR/SmtB family transcription factor has protein sequence MKIDLDSMQAAADYASELLKVLANRHRLMILCMLMEGEKSVGQLVELLGVRDSTVSQNLATLRRCGLISGRRDGQMIWYRVESSPARGVLESLYSSLCEPQRQQPKAKTFTAPLSMWSTAALRA, from the coding sequence ATGAAGATTGATCTCGATTCCATGCAGGCGGCGGCAGACTATGCCAGCGAGTTGCTGAAGGTGCTCGCCAACCGGCATCGCCTGATGATCCTGTGCATGCTGATGGAGGGCGAAAAATCCGTCGGCCAGCTGGTGGAGTTGCTCGGCGTGCGCGATTCGACCGTCTCGCAGAACCTTGCCACGCTGCGCCGCTGCGGGCTGATCAGCGGCCGCCGCGATGGCCAGATGATCTGGTATCGCGTCGAAAGCAGCCCGGCGCGCGGGGTTCTGGAATCGCTCTACAGTTCGCTGTGCGAGCCCCAGCGGCAGCAGCCGAAAGCCAAAACGTTCACCGCCCCGCTCTCCATGTGGAGCACTGCTGCCCTGCGGGCCTGA
- a CDS encoding rhodanese-like domain-containing protein, whose amino-acid sequence MRLLAFALSIFAFFSTQALAVTEADLPKSKHTKLGLYLTPSEAHEMIGQDPAKVLFIDVRTPAEMNFIGMPTDADANVPYMLMPDFPVWDAEKSSFKLELNPDFVPAVRERLEKKGLDQNAKVIVMCRSGDRSAASANLLAEAGFTNVYSIVEGFEGDMAKEGPTAGTRSVNGWKNAGLPWSYKLDREKMYGLQ is encoded by the coding sequence GTGCGCCTGCTTGCCTTCGCTCTGTCCATATTCGCCTTTTTCTCCACGCAGGCGCTTGCCGTGACGGAGGCCGATCTTCCGAAGTCCAAGCACACGAAGCTTGGTCTCTACCTCACCCCTTCCGAAGCCCATGAGATGATCGGGCAGGACCCGGCAAAGGTGCTGTTCATCGATGTGCGCACGCCCGCAGAGATGAATTTCATCGGCATGCCGACCGATGCCGACGCCAATGTTCCTTACATGCTGATGCCCGATTTCCCGGTCTGGGACGCGGAAAAGTCCAGCTTCAAGCTGGAACTGAACCCTGATTTCGTGCCCGCCGTCCGTGAGCGCCTGGAAAAGAAGGGGCTCGACCAGAACGCGAAGGTCATCGTCATGTGCCGCTCCGGCGACCGCAGCGCAGCTTCCGCCAACCTTTTGGCCGAGGCCGGCTTCACCAATGTCTACAGCATCGTCGAAGGCTTCGAGGGCGACATGGCCAAGGAAGGCCCCACTGCCGGCACCCGCAGCGTGAACGGCTGGAAGAATGCCGGCCTGCCATGGTCCTACAAGCTCGACCGCGAAAAGATGTACGGCCTGCAATAG
- a CDS encoding esterase-like activity of phytase family protein, protein MLKKTLLATAALLAFHLPASAAETFPAKLAGHAYLPAFTLIPPPADAPEDAWISGKFTGRTRNHDVMSVPGDVGPAYGSHPTGISLPFIGQPVQGLSGFAMNRAEDGSIYTLTDNGFGTKANSPDALLFFHRVKPDFETGKVERIESVFLRDPDRKVPFRIAYEGTDSRYLTGADFDPESIQVLDGEVWIGDEFGPYIIHATADGRVLNVHQTMLDGKALTGPDTPGTVVPAQPGKDFQVQRSGGYEGMALQPKTNLLWAMLEKPILGEDGKPEGDFLRVLTFDTGKGDTGKSGWTGDSYKFRLAEGATAIGDFNFIDDSRALVIERDNGEGDPSLACAEGAGDKSACYPVPAKVKNIVLVDTARTDADGFIHRIGHIDLMDIQDPDGKAILETDAARDLKGKFTFPFFTIEDVMLYDDTHILVANDNNLPFSAGRRIGQAANNEFILLDVADFLAAK, encoded by the coding sequence ATGCTCAAGAAGACCCTTCTGGCCACGGCCGCGCTTCTGGCTTTTCACCTGCCGGCCTCCGCCGCCGAAACCTTCCCCGCCAAACTTGCCGGCCATGCCTATCTGCCGGCGTTCACGCTCATTCCCCCGCCTGCCGATGCGCCCGAGGACGCGTGGATCTCGGGCAAGTTCACGGGCAGGACGCGCAACCATGACGTGATGTCGGTGCCGGGCGATGTCGGCCCCGCCTATGGCAGCCACCCGACCGGCATTTCGCTGCCCTTCATCGGCCAGCCCGTGCAGGGCCTGTCCGGTTTCGCCATGAACCGCGCCGAAGACGGCAGCATCTACACGCTGACCGACAACGGCTTCGGCACCAAGGCCAACAGCCCCGATGCGCTCCTGTTCTTCCACCGCGTGAAACCCGATTTCGAGACCGGCAAGGTGGAGCGCATCGAATCGGTGTTCCTGCGCGATCCCGACCGCAAGGTGCCGTTCCGCATCGCCTATGAAGGCACGGACAGCCGCTATCTCACCGGCGCGGATTTCGATCCGGAAAGCATTCAGGTCCTCGACGGCGAGGTCTGGATCGGCGACGAGTTCGGCCCCTATATCATCCATGCCACGGCCGACGGCCGGGTGCTGAACGTTCACCAGACCATGCTGGACGGCAAGGCGCTGACCGGTCCCGACACGCCCGGCACCGTGGTTCCTGCCCAGCCCGGCAAGGATTTTCAGGTGCAGCGCTCCGGCGGCTATGAGGGCATGGCGCTCCAGCCGAAGACCAATCTCTTGTGGGCCATGCTGGAAAAGCCGATCCTCGGTGAAGACGGCAAGCCGGAAGGCGATTTCCTGCGCGTTCTGACCTTCGATACGGGCAAGGGCGACACGGGCAAGAGCGGCTGGACCGGCGACAGCTACAAGTTCCGCCTCGCCGAGGGCGCTACGGCGATCGGTGATTTCAACTTCATCGACGACAGCCGCGCGTTGGTCATCGAGCGCGACAATGGCGAGGGCGATCCGAGCCTTGCCTGCGCCGAGGGTGCCGGGGACAAGTCCGCCTGCTATCCGGTTCCGGCAAAGGTGAAGAACATCGTGCTGGTCGACACCGCCCGCACCGATGCCGACGGCTTCATCCACCGCATCGGCCACATCGACCTGATGGACATTCAGGACCCGGACGGCAAGGCCATTCTGGAAACCGATGCCGCGCGCGACCTGAAGGGCAAGTTCACCTTCCCCTTCTTCACCATCGAGGATGTGATGCTCTACGACGACACCCACATTCTGGTCGCCAACGACAACAACCTGCCCTTCTCGGCAGGCCGCCGCATCGGTCAGGCCGCCAACAACGAGTTCATCCTGCTCGACGTTGCGGATTTCCTCGCGGCGAAATAG